In Mucilaginibacter celer, one DNA window encodes the following:
- the galB gene encoding beta-galactosidase GalB — protein sequence MSIFPNIRGKALLLMALMAGSQAFAQQPRQKLDFDKGWHFNLGAVEGGEKPSLNDSKWRTLNLPHDWSIEGKFAKDNPATPEGGALPGGIGWYRKTFTVPAASKGKLVYIDFDGVYQKSDVWVNGHHLGFRPNGYISFRYELTPYLNFGGKNTIAVKVDNSVQPNSRWYSGSGIYRHVWLETTNKTAINEWGTYVTTTDVSEASAYININTSVKVADGDLSGISVTTTIYNADGKSVAAGGSIHAQTGSKTGDIEFSNHGKLNHPILWSVDNPYLYKAVTRVIKNKVVLDEYTTPFGIRYFDFDADKGFSLNGKAMKILGVCDHHDLGSLGAVVNTRALERQLQMLKEMGCNGIRTSHNPPAPELLDLCDKMGFIVMDEAFDCWEWKKATYDYHLFFKEWHKRDLEDQIKRDRNHPSVMIWSIGNEIPQQGDTSAYRIAPELAGIVHSLDKTRPITTANDRPDTTNKIVKSGAIDLIGYNYHEYDYAKFHDRYPGKKFIATETTSGLETRGYYEMPSDSIRVWPTSWDKPFVREGNNVSAYDNTRPPWGSTHEMTWKIMKKYDFLSGMYIWTGFDYLGEPTPYSWPSRSSYFGIIDLAGFPKDVYYMYQSEWTKKDVLHIFPHWNWQPGKMIDIWAYYNNADEVELYLNGKSVGIKKKTGDDLHVMWRLKFEPGTLKAVSRKNGKVVLTREIHTAGAPAKIQLIADRSSIKADGKDLSFVTVKIMDKDGNVVPDADNKVNFKITGEGFIAGVDNGDPVNHDSFKVNYRKAFHGLALAIVQAKEKAGNITLTASADGLNGASLVIKSK from the coding sequence ATGTCCATATTCCCAAACATCCGCGGTAAGGCTTTACTGCTGATGGCACTTATGGCAGGCAGCCAGGCCTTTGCCCAGCAACCGCGCCAAAAACTCGATTTTGATAAAGGCTGGCACTTCAACCTCGGTGCGGTTGAAGGCGGCGAAAAGCCATCGCTTAATGACAGCAAATGGCGCACGCTCAACCTCCCGCACGATTGGAGCATTGAAGGCAAATTTGCCAAAGATAACCCTGCTACTCCCGAAGGAGGCGCTTTACCCGGCGGCATTGGCTGGTATCGCAAAACATTCACCGTTCCGGCGGCGTCAAAGGGCAAATTGGTTTATATCGATTTTGATGGTGTTTATCAAAAAAGTGATGTTTGGGTGAACGGACACCATTTAGGTTTCAGGCCTAATGGATATATCTCGTTCAGATACGAGCTTACGCCCTACTTAAACTTCGGCGGTAAAAATACCATCGCGGTTAAGGTTGATAACTCGGTGCAGCCAAATTCGCGCTGGTATTCGGGTTCGGGTATCTATCGGCATGTTTGGTTGGAAACTACCAATAAAACCGCTATAAATGAGTGGGGTACCTATGTAACTACTACTGATGTAAGCGAAGCATCGGCCTACATAAATATCAATACTTCTGTAAAAGTTGCTGATGGCGATCTGTCCGGCATCTCTGTAACAACAACTATTTACAATGCCGATGGTAAAAGCGTAGCCGCTGGCGGCAGCATACACGCCCAAACAGGTTCAAAAACTGGAGATATTGAGTTCTCAAATCATGGAAAACTCAATCACCCTATTTTATGGAGTGTAGATAACCCTTACCTGTACAAAGCGGTTACGCGGGTAATTAAAAACAAAGTAGTACTTGATGAGTACACAACCCCGTTCGGTATTCGTTATTTCGATTTTGATGCCGATAAAGGTTTCAGCCTTAATGGCAAAGCCATGAAAATTTTAGGTGTTTGCGATCACCATGATCTGGGTAGCCTCGGCGCCGTAGTTAACACCCGCGCTCTGGAACGCCAGCTGCAAATGCTTAAAGAAATGGGCTGTAACGGTATCCGTACTTCGCATAACCCACCGGCTCCTGAACTGCTTGACCTTTGCGATAAAATGGGCTTCATTGTAATGGACGAAGCTTTTGATTGCTGGGAATGGAAAAAAGCCACTTACGATTATCACCTGTTTTTTAAAGAATGGCATAAACGCGACCTGGAAGATCAAATTAAACGCGACCGTAACCACCCAAGCGTAATGATCTGGAGTATCGGTAACGAAATCCCTCAACAGGGCGATACCTCGGCCTACCGCATAGCACCAGAGCTGGCAGGCATAGTTCACAGCCTTGACAAAACCCGCCCTATCACCACGGCTAATGATCGCCCGGATACCACCAACAAAATTGTAAAATCGGGAGCTATCGATTTGATAGGTTACAACTATCACGAATATGATTACGCTAAATTTCATGATCGTTACCCCGGCAAAAAATTCATCGCTACAGAAACAACTTCGGGGTTGGAAACACGCGGTTATTACGAGATGCCATCAGATAGCATCCGTGTTTGGCCTACCAGCTGGGATAAACCGTTTGTGCGTGAGGGCAACAATGTATCGGCCTACGACAATACCCGACCACCATGGGGCTCGACCCACGAGATGACCTGGAAAATCATGAAGAAATATGATTTCCTGTCGGGTATGTACATCTGGACAGGCTTTGATTACCTTGGCGAACCTACCCCTTACTCATGGCCGTCGCGCAGTTCATACTTTGGTATTATTGATCTGGCGGGCTTCCCTAAAGATGTTTACTACATGTACCAAAGCGAGTGGACCAAAAAGGATGTGCTCCACATTTTCCCGCACTGGAACTGGCAACCGGGCAAAATGATTGATATCTGGGCGTACTATAATAATGCCGATGAGGTTGAACTTTACCTTAATGGCAAATCGGTAGGCATCAAAAAGAAAACAGGCGACGACCTGCATGTAATGTGGCGCTTAAAATTTGAGCCGGGAACGTTAAAAGCAGTCTCACGCAAAAACGGCAAAGTGGTCTTAACCCGCGAGATACACACAGCCGGTGCGCCTGCGAAAATTCAACTTATTGCAGATAGATCATCAATTAAAGCTGATGGTAAAGACCTCTCGTTTGTAACCGTAAAGATCATGGATAAAGACGGTAACGTAGTACCTGATGCCGATAACAAGGTAAACTTTAAAATTACCGGCGAAGGTTTTATTGCCGGTGTTGATAACGGCGACCCGGTAAATCATGATTCGTTTAAAGTGAATTACCGTAAAGCATTCCACGGTTTGGCGCTGGCCATTGTGCAGGCAAAAGAAAAAGCCGGGAACATTACACTTACAGCTTCGGCCGACGGGTTGAATGGCGCCTCGTTGGTTATTAAAAGCAAATAA
- a CDS encoding IS1182 family transposase, with amino-acid sequence MQGKKIQQESLFIQFQLSDHVPVDNFYRRLKKTLDLDFLYQSTLKYYGKEGQKSIDPVVFMKLMLVGYLENINSDRRIISSSGMRMDILYFLGYDLGQELPWHSTLSRTRKLFGEETFLELFKQVLKLCINKGMISGKRQAVDSALIPANAAKHSMVERIVMEDASVFSRELNDNIEHEAAEPNESKDPKDNNDKGSKEKKVAPTNQTHYSPSDPDARLTTKPGKPMRLYYRAQMAVDTACHVITYIQAFKGNEADNSSLPVILPRLTGNMAENNIHVEEILADTGYSSGKAIRALTANGLKGYIPAPGTYKSSREDEGFIYDDNYDRYVCIMGVHLPFKRIEKAYEEPTVFKKIYESSISDCKNCPCRDICANKKGFKKLVDSADKPLYEYMQRRVESLKGKLMMALRSSTVEPVFGSLINYTALDRINTKGLKQANKCMLMSAAAYNIKKLLKYKTRPLTPAPTSAIGGLKDAFNWLYAQVIWPKRNMMESYHYRFNQYFKERNFNINTVLSFSIVAQQSRKRKEGFSFYYQFSAQAQRGGISKAQLT; translated from the coding sequence ATGCAAGGCAAGAAAATCCAACAGGAAAGTTTGTTCATACAATTTCAGCTTTCCGATCATGTTCCGGTTGATAATTTTTACCGTCGGTTAAAAAAAACACTTGATTTGGATTTTCTATACCAGTCTACCTTAAAATATTACGGTAAGGAAGGCCAGAAAAGTATCGATCCTGTAGTGTTTATGAAACTGATGCTTGTCGGTTACCTGGAAAACATCAACAGCGACCGCCGGATTATCAGTTCGTCCGGCATGCGGATGGATATTCTGTATTTTCTCGGTTATGATCTTGGTCAGGAATTACCATGGCACTCTACCTTAAGCCGTACCCGCAAGCTTTTTGGAGAAGAAACCTTCCTTGAATTATTTAAGCAGGTATTAAAACTTTGCATTAATAAAGGCATGATCAGCGGAAAACGACAGGCTGTGGATAGCGCCTTGATACCTGCAAATGCGGCTAAACACAGTATGGTAGAACGGATAGTGATGGAAGATGCTTCTGTTTTTAGCCGGGAATTGAATGATAACATCGAGCATGAAGCAGCAGAGCCGAATGAGTCGAAAGATCCTAAAGACAATAATGATAAGGGGAGCAAGGAAAAAAAGGTGGCCCCCACAAATCAAACCCACTACAGCCCATCAGATCCCGATGCCCGTTTAACCACCAAGCCAGGTAAGCCGATGAGATTGTATTACAGGGCACAAATGGCAGTAGATACCGCCTGTCATGTAATCACCTATATACAAGCCTTCAAAGGGAATGAAGCTGATAACAGTTCTTTACCTGTAATTCTTCCCCGGCTCACAGGTAATATGGCTGAAAATAACATCCATGTCGAAGAAATCCTGGCAGATACCGGTTACAGCAGTGGTAAAGCTATAAGGGCATTAACCGCTAATGGCCTCAAAGGATATATTCCAGCCCCCGGAACTTATAAATCTTCCAGGGAAGACGAAGGGTTTATTTATGATGATAACTACGACCGGTATGTTTGCATAATGGGCGTTCATCTGCCTTTTAAGCGAATCGAGAAGGCTTACGAAGAACCAACTGTATTCAAGAAAATCTATGAGTCGAGTATCAGCGATTGCAAAAACTGTCCATGCAGAGATATCTGTGCTAATAAAAAAGGCTTTAAAAAGCTGGTCGATTCTGCCGATAAACCGCTTTATGAATACATGCAACGGCGGGTAGAAAGCCTCAAAGGCAAACTGATGATGGCACTTCGGTCCAGTACGGTCGAACCGGTATTCGGTTCTTTGATTAATTACACAGCCCTGGACCGGATTAATACCAAAGGACTTAAACAGGCTAATAAGTGTATGCTTATGTCCGCAGCTGCCTATAATATCAAAAAACTGCTCAAATATAAAACCCGGCCATTAACACCTGCTCCTACATCTGCTATCGGAGGCCTTAAAGATGCTTTTAACTGGTTATACGCGCAAGTTATATGGCCAAAAAGAAATATGATGGAATCTTATCATTATCGTTTTAATCAATACTTCAAAGAACGAAATTTCAATATCAATACTGTGCTCTCCTTTTCAATCGTTGCGCAACAATCACGTAAACGCAAAGAGGGGTTTTCTTTTTATTACCAATTTTCGGCGCAGGCGCAAAGAGGGGGTATAAGCAAAGCGCAGTTGACATGA